The Fibrobacter sp. UWB5 genome has a window encoding:
- a CDS encoding alpha/beta fold hydrolase: protein MSENLVHSVNTGSFEMEYACVGTGPKPLIVIPGLSIKSVMKSAASLEGPYKIFREKYTLYFFDRKKDAKPGYSLPEMADDQVAALKALGIEKADIYGVSQGGMIAQYMAIRHPGVVNKLVLGSSSSKAEPRQITTIQNWAHLARARETTTLVNSFIDDCFSEKFAARYRRALLALYKEISDEELDRFALFSDACDYVDTYDDLGKIKCPVLVLGAGKDLVTTPEASVKLAEKLKAEGVPCEFYMYEDCGHAVFDELPDYKKRIFDFLEKE, encoded by the coding sequence ATGAGCGAAAATCTTGTACATTCGGTGAATACGGGCTCTTTTGAAATGGAATACGCCTGCGTGGGCACCGGCCCCAAACCCTTGATTGTAATCCCCGGGCTTTCAATCAAGAGCGTCATGAAATCGGCCGCCTCGTTAGAGGGACCGTACAAGATTTTTAGGGAAAAGTACACGCTCTACTTTTTTGACCGCAAAAAAGACGCCAAGCCCGGTTATTCGTTGCCCGAAATGGCCGACGACCAGGTGGCTGCCCTCAAGGCTTTAGGCATAGAAAAGGCCGATATCTACGGCGTGTCGCAGGGCGGTATGATTGCGCAGTATATGGCGATCCGCCATCCCGGAGTCGTGAATAAATTGGTTCTTGGTTCTTCGTCATCGAAGGCGGAACCGCGACAGATTACGACGATCCAGAATTGGGCGCACCTCGCTCGTGCCCGCGAAACGACGACGCTTGTAAACAGCTTTATTGACGACTGCTTTAGTGAAAAGTTCGCGGCCCGTTACCGTAGGGCATTGCTGGCCTTGTACAAGGAAATCTCGGACGAAGAATTGGACCGTTTTGCGCTTTTTTCGGATGCCTGCGATTATGTGGATACTTACGATGACCTCGGCAAAATCAAGTGCCCGGTGCTTGTGCTGGGGGCCGGCAAAGACCTTGTGACCACTCCCGAAGCGTCTGTCAAGTTGGCAGAAAAGCTAAAGGCCGAGGGCGTTCCTTGCGAATTCTACATGTACGAAGATTGCGGCCATGCCGTATTCGATGAATTGCCCGATTACAAGAAACGGATTTTCGATTTCCTGGAAAAGGAATAA
- a CDS encoding acyltransferase family protein, whose amino-acid sequence MEPVTPTSVAKPRYAFVDLAKGICIMLVVWHHVVSTWGLETYPLKEAVSSFRMPLYFFLSGLFFKEYAGFFDFCKRKINKLLIPFAFFFVTLSCIFPFVLHYLHLRGNPDASVWYSFVWKQSFPNIPIWFLLSLFWTNLMFYGLYLVAKKVVARKFPQYATSSLVVLSVVLGLIGFFLGRYNIKLPLFWASSMTAIPYFCAGHVAFRYTKILAPNPMDKFNIPFALLGFGLVVALAWNAPPDSVSYVSNRYWFPIWSVYLCGILGTLAVLFLSKAIKKIPLVSYFGRYSIMVLVTHGWVQWGIIKILQENHVHWSRPVALAFVFVVTMLLYLAIIPFMKCFLPHVTAQKDVL is encoded by the coding sequence ATGGAACCTGTGACGCCCACATCTGTTGCAAAGCCACGCTACGCTTTTGTCGACCTCGCGAAAGGCATTTGCATTATGCTGGTGGTGTGGCATCACGTGGTGAGCACGTGGGGGCTTGAAACATACCCGCTAAAAGAGGCTGTATCTTCTTTCAGAATGCCATTGTACTTCTTTTTGTCGGGGCTCTTCTTTAAGGAATATGCGGGCTTTTTTGATTTTTGCAAGCGTAAAATCAACAAGTTGCTGATTCCGTTTGCGTTCTTTTTCGTGACGCTTTCGTGCATATTCCCGTTCGTGTTGCACTACCTGCACTTGCGTGGAAATCCCGACGCTTCCGTTTGGTATTCTTTTGTCTGGAAACAGTCTTTTCCGAATATCCCGATTTGGTTTTTGCTAAGCCTATTCTGGACGAATCTGATGTTTTACGGGCTGTACTTGGTCGCAAAAAAAGTTGTAGCCAGAAAGTTCCCGCAGTATGCGACATCATCGCTGGTGGTGCTTTCGGTTGTGCTTGGCCTGATCGGTTTTTTCTTGGGTCGCTACAATATCAAGCTTCCTCTGTTCTGGGCGTCTTCGATGACGGCTATTCCGTATTTTTGCGCGGGTCATGTGGCGTTTCGCTACACCAAGATTCTAGCGCCGAATCCCATGGATAAGTTCAACATTCCATTTGCGCTTTTGGGCTTTGGCCTGGTTGTTGCGCTTGCGTGGAATGCCCCTCCTGATTCGGTGAGTTACGTGAGCAACCGCTATTGGTTCCCGATTTGGAGCGTTTACCTGTGCGGTATTTTAGGGACGCTTGCGGTGCTGTTCTTGTCGAAGGCCATCAAGAAAATTCCGTTGGTGTCGTATTTTGGTCGTTACTCCATCATGGTGCTTGTGACGCATGGATGGGTGCAGTGGGGTATCATTAAAATTTTGCAGGAAAACCATGTGCATTGGTCGCGGCCCGTGGCGCTCGCCTTTGTTTTTGTGGTGACGATGCTTCTTTATTTGGCGATAATCCCGTTTATGAAGTGCTTCTTGCCCCATGTGACTGCGCAGAAAGACGTACTTTAG
- a CDS encoding VWA domain-containing protein has product MDIGALHFQNPEAFWLLLLVPVLVGWYIYREHRRKSTIKFPALSIAKRAVPSRRVKFRHIVPILRLAALVCFVVALARPQNAMEVEYTSTDGVDIMLALDVSGSMGTLDMLTRMEQAKLGVMNAERILKSGDYWKYSRLGYAQQVIADFIQKRHSDRIGLSAFGARSVTQCPLTLDYGSLLEILKATDDLARDSIMNSRTAIGDGLMNALARLQKSEAKSKVVVLLTDGRDNASLVPPMRAADVAQSLGVKVYTVGVGKKNGKILAFQQNPWTGDISWGERDITPEEGIDEGVLRSVAQKTGGRFYRAENKEELEKIYSEIDELEKTEIETVAYARYAEKFYPWLLVGALLILLELLLANTRFVRIP; this is encoded by the coding sequence ATGGATATTGGTGCGCTACATTTTCAGAATCCCGAGGCCTTTTGGCTCCTACTTTTGGTTCCTGTTTTAGTCGGCTGGTACATCTATCGTGAACACCGCCGCAAGAGTACGATTAAATTCCCGGCCCTTTCGATTGCCAAGCGTGCGGTTCCGAGCCGTCGCGTCAAATTCCGCCATATTGTGCCGATTTTGCGCCTTGCCGCTCTCGTTTGCTTTGTGGTAGCACTTGCACGCCCACAGAACGCCATGGAAGTCGAATACACCTCTACCGATGGCGTCGACATTATGCTTGCGCTCGACGTCTCGGGCTCCATGGGTACGCTCGATATGCTTACCCGTATGGAACAAGCGAAGCTCGGCGTGATGAATGCGGAACGCATCTTGAAATCCGGCGATTACTGGAAATACAGCCGTCTGGGTTATGCCCAGCAGGTGATTGCGGACTTTATCCAGAAACGCCATAGCGACCGAATCGGTTTGTCCGCTTTCGGAGCCCGTTCCGTTACTCAGTGCCCTCTGACACTCGATTACGGCTCGCTGCTTGAAATTCTGAAAGCGACCGATGACTTGGCCCGCGACAGCATTATGAATAGCCGCACGGCTATTGGCGACGGCCTGATGAACGCCCTTGCCCGTTTGCAAAAGTCCGAAGCCAAGTCCAAGGTGGTGGTGCTCTTGACCGATGGCCGCGATAATGCAAGCCTGGTGCCGCCCATGCGTGCAGCCGATGTGGCTCAGTCGCTTGGTGTCAAGGTTTATACCGTTGGTGTGGGTAAAAAGAACGGCAAAATTCTTGCCTTTCAGCAGAATCCGTGGACTGGCGATATTTCATGGGGTGAACGCGACATTACGCCCGAAGAAGGAATTGACGAGGGTGTGTTGAGGTCTGTTGCCCAAAAGACGGGAGGCCGCTTCTACCGCGCCGAAAACAAGGAAGAACTCGAAAAGATTTATTCCGAAATCGACGAACTCGAAAAGACCGAAATTGAAACGGTGGCTTACGCCCGCTATGCCGAAAAGTTCTACCCGTGGCTCTTGGTGGGTGCCTTGCTGATTTTACTCGAATTGTTGCTTGCGAATACGCGCTTTGTGCGCATCCCGTAA
- a CDS encoding VWA domain-containing protein, producing MRFAEPMFLWGLLTLPLFALLFVYAYHRRKKLAARFVSLSMLPKLSTSVSPWRRLAKVTILLFAIAFLFVALARPQWGRKMEHIERRGLDLVLLQDISLSMLAEDVKPNRLTRSRHEISAFLESLSGDRVGLVAFSGEAQVMVPLTLDYGTVQMMLRELTPGWLMPGTNLEKAIRKGMDLYRNSGSAGQYSVMILMSDGEELEAAAVNAAKEAAEMGIRIYTIGIGSREGVPIPVPSKNGEVAYKKDMQGNIVTTRLEDGTLQEIASVTGGLYFYANPGEFQLQKVLTEIASLEKKEQATDRMENYQDRYQIFLALAALLFLIEALVSERGRKRRVGAGRFN from the coding sequence ATGCGATTTGCTGAACCGATGTTCTTGTGGGGCCTTTTGACGCTCCCGTTGTTTGCGCTCCTTTTTGTGTATGCTTACCACCGTCGCAAAAAACTCGCAGCCCGCTTTGTTTCGCTTTCGATGTTGCCTAAGCTTTCGACTTCGGTGTCGCCCTGGCGTAGGCTTGCGAAGGTGACCATTTTGCTCTTTGCGATTGCCTTCTTGTTTGTGGCTCTTGCGCGCCCGCAGTGGGGCCGTAAAATGGAACATATCGAACGCCGCGGCCTTGATCTTGTGTTGTTGCAGGACATTTCGCTTTCGATGCTTGCCGAAGACGTCAAGCCGAATCGCTTGACCCGCAGCCGTCATGAAATTTCGGCGTTCCTGGAATCGCTTTCGGGCGACCGCGTGGGCCTTGTGGCGTTCTCGGGCGAAGCCCAGGTGATGGTGCCGCTCACTCTCGATTACGGTACCGTGCAGATGATGCTTAGGGAACTCACTCCGGGCTGGCTCATGCCGGGCACGAACCTCGAAAAGGCAATCCGCAAGGGCATGGATTTGTACCGCAATTCGGGAAGCGCCGGGCAGTACTCCGTGATGATTTTGATGAGCGATGGCGAAGAGCTTGAAGCCGCTGCCGTAAACGCCGCCAAGGAAGCGGCCGAAATGGGAATCCGCATTTATACAATCGGTATCGGCTCCCGCGAGGGCGTACCTATTCCGGTGCCCTCCAAGAATGGCGAAGTCGCTTACAAAAAAGATATGCAGGGTAATATCGTGACCACGCGTCTCGAAGACGGAACTCTGCAAGAAATTGCAAGCGTTACCGGTGGGCTTTATTTCTATGCGAACCCGGGTGAATTCCAGTTGCAAAAAGTGCTGACTGAAATTGCAAGCCTCGAAAAAAAGGAACAGGCTACTGACCGCATGGAAAACTATCAGGACCGCTACCAGATTTTTCTGGCTCTTGCAGCCCTCTTGTTCTTGATCGAAGCATTGGTGTCTGAAAGGGGCCGTAAACGCCGTGTCGGAGCGGGCCGATTTAACTGA
- a CDS encoding DUF4956 domain-containing protein, with product MLDLLAVQSGTANATLITLAYTLILTFILSSVIAWTYEKTFLGLSYSRNFVQAIVLSAVVAATVMQAIGDNVGRGLGMMGALSVVRFRTSFKDPRDIMFVFASLGAGIGCGVYAWGAAVGGTIAFSAVAFLLSRTGLGTKHFFDGMLRFALPNEAKVRGQIEDIMKSSLKTFILITMREVDGGARLDVAYQIRLRATHPAAEILSELSKIEGISDVQFMMQDATTEM from the coding sequence ATGCTCGACCTATTAGCCGTCCAATCCGGCACCGCCAATGCCACTCTCATTACGTTGGCGTACACCTTGATCCTCACATTTATCCTGTCCTCGGTGATTGCGTGGACCTACGAAAAGACCTTCCTCGGGTTGTCGTACTCCAGAAACTTTGTGCAGGCAATTGTGCTTAGTGCAGTCGTTGCTGCCACGGTGATGCAGGCCATTGGTGATAACGTCGGTCGCGGTCTTGGTATGATGGGTGCCCTTTCCGTGGTTCGCTTTAGAACATCTTTTAAGGACCCGCGCGACATTATGTTTGTGTTCGCATCGCTCGGCGCCGGTATCGGTTGCGGTGTGTACGCCTGGGGCGCTGCCGTGGGTGGCACGATTGCCTTTAGCGCTGTGGCCTTCCTCCTTTCTCGTACAGGTCTTGGTACCAAGCACTTCTTTGACGGCATGCTCCGTTTTGCGCTCCCCAACGAAGCCAAGGTCCGTGGTCAGATAGAAGACATCATGAAGTCTAGCCTCAAGACGTTCATCTTGATTACGATGCGTGAAGTTGACGGCGGTGCTCGCCTTGACGTCGCTTACCAGATTCGCCTGCGCGCCACTCATCCGGCTGCAGAAATCCTGAGCGAACTCTCTAAAATAGAAGGCATCTCGGACGTACAGTTCATGATGCAGGACGCCACGACGGAAATGTAA
- a CDS encoding HlyD family secretion protein, translating into MNKLSDMLENFWNTHKSNAGVAYVYGHKLSLAWILCVIIAIILGYMYQGKIATFQGIAEAAETTISVPSPTEVVKVHVMPGQAINAGDTIVELNRPDLTLRIAEVTRELDASAGRSNLSAADIDQKVAAVKADLATKTLTLKSEINRLETEYKKNKEIAAKLKSLKGSNADSDGNDAMAMQIKSLKNELAVANANANEQIKLLRSSNRLQKDAGKSEVENLQKELEELKKQQEELTQIAKESWVVGSVNVHDGEKVSSFAPIVTLTHKSPTLVRGYIHERMYQRMDIGETVKVKSLGATGKPVKGKVVGLSSRIVEFPMRMWKMPEMPIHGREVIITIPAENSFLLGEMVTISE; encoded by the coding sequence ATGAACAAGCTTAGCGATATGCTCGAAAATTTTTGGAACACGCACAAGTCTAATGCCGGTGTCGCTTATGTCTATGGCCACAAGCTTTCTTTGGCCTGGATTCTCTGTGTCATTATCGCCATTATTCTTGGCTACATGTACCAGGGCAAGATTGCAACCTTCCAGGGTATTGCAGAAGCTGCCGAAACCACCATTAGCGTACCGAGCCCCACCGAAGTGGTCAAGGTGCACGTGATGCCTGGCCAGGCAATCAATGCAGGCGATACCATCGTGGAACTCAACCGTCCGGACCTCACGCTGCGCATTGCCGAAGTGACTCGCGAACTTGATGCTAGCGCAGGCCGTAGCAACTTGTCTGCTGCAGACATCGACCAGAAGGTCGCTGCAGTCAAGGCCGACCTTGCCACGAAGACCCTTACGCTCAAGTCCGAAATCAACAGACTTGAAACCGAATACAAGAAGAACAAAGAAATTGCTGCAAAGCTCAAGAGCCTCAAGGGTTCCAACGCCGACAGCGACGGTAACGACGCTATGGCTATGCAAATCAAGAGCTTGAAGAACGAACTTGCCGTTGCTAACGCCAACGCCAACGAACAGATCAAGCTCCTGCGCAGCAGCAACCGTTTGCAGAAGGATGCTGGCAAGAGCGAAGTCGAAAACCTGCAGAAGGAACTCGAAGAACTCAAGAAGCAGCAAGAAGAATTGACCCAGATTGCCAAGGAAAGCTGGGTCGTGGGCTCTGTGAACGTTCATGACGGCGAAAAGGTATCTAGCTTCGCCCCGATCGTCACCCTCACTCACAAGTCCCCGACGCTGGTTCGCGGTTACATCCACGAAAGAATGTACCAGCGCATGGATATTGGCGAAACCGTCAAGGTGAAGTCGCTCGGCGCTACGGGTAAGCCGGTGAAGGGCAAGGTGGTTGGCCTTTCCAGCCGCATTGTGGAATTCCCGATGCGCATGTGGAAGATGCCTGAAATGCCGATTCACGGCCGCGAAGTCATTATCACGATCCCTGCCGAAAATTCGTTCCTCTTGGGCGAAATGGTGACCATCTCCGAATAG